A single region of the Bacillus sp. 2205SS5-2 genome encodes:
- a CDS encoding SDR family oxidoreductase, which produces MSKQQKPTFPPQHQDHQPGTEDEMKPQSKYVNDNYKGSGKLQNKVALISGGDSGIGKSVALYFAKEGADIAIVYLEEHQDANKTKALIEKEGRKCVLYSGDLGSESFCGEVVANTIRDLGQVNVLVNNAAEQHPQNSILQISAEQLERTFKTNIFSFFYLTKAALPHLNQGASIINTTSITAYQGHKSLIDYASTKGAIVTFTRSLAESLAEQGIRVNGVAPGPIWTPLIPSTFSAEKVATFGSNTPMGRAGQPCELAPAYVYLASEDSSYVSGQVIHVNGGVIVNG; this is translated from the coding sequence ATGTCAAAGCAGCAAAAACCAACTTTTCCCCCTCAACATCAAGATCATCAACCTGGAACAGAAGACGAAATGAAACCTCAATCAAAATATGTAAATGACAACTATAAAGGGAGTGGTAAATTACAAAATAAAGTCGCTCTAATTTCAGGTGGCGACAGTGGAATCGGAAAATCGGTTGCTCTATATTTTGCTAAAGAAGGGGCCGATATTGCTATAGTTTATCTGGAAGAACATCAAGACGCTAACAAAACAAAAGCTCTCATTGAAAAGGAAGGAAGAAAATGTGTATTATACAGCGGAGATTTAGGAAGTGAATCCTTTTGCGGGGAAGTAGTAGCAAACACCATTCGTGACTTAGGGCAAGTAAACGTTCTTGTTAATAACGCTGCAGAACAACATCCACAAAATAGCATATTACAAATTTCGGCCGAACAGCTTGAACGAACATTCAAAACCAATATTTTTTCATTTTTCTATTTGACTAAGGCTGCACTTCCTCACTTAAATCAAGGAGCATCTATTATCAATACAACATCCATTACTGCTTATCAAGGTCATAAATCATTAATCGACTACGCTTCAACAAAAGGTGCTATTGTTACCTTCACTCGATCGTTAGCAGAATCTCTAGCCGAACAGGGTATTCGTGTAAACGGAGTGGCTCCAGGGCCAATATGGACTCCCTTAATTCCATCTACCTTTTCAGCAGAAAAAGTCGCAACCTTTGGTTCAAACACTCCAATGGGTCGCGCCGGTCAACCTTGTGAACTGGCCCCTGCGTATGTTTACCTTGCAAGTGAAGATTCAAGTTATGTATCAGGACAAGTGATTCATGTGAATGGTGGGGTTATTGTCAATGGGTAA
- a CDS encoding DegV family protein — protein sequence MTIKILADSACDLPYTFFEKEYTELIPLRVHIDQNEYEDLISIQPEQVYDAIRNGKLPKTSQASPLTLEKIFISIAENNETGIYVAFSSELSGTFGTALMVKEQVKEQYPQLDLTIIDSKCASLGYGLVVKNATEQVEKGGTKEEVLSQIHQQIHHMEHLFTVEDLEYMARGGRVSKASAFIGGLLNIKPLLHVEEGKLVPIEKLRGRKKLIQRILFLMDERGDSLEDQTIGISHGDDLALAQEMQQLIQEKFGTTDFYIHTIGSAVGAHAGPGTLAIFFLNKQ from the coding sequence ATGACGATTAAAATTTTGGCCGACAGTGCCTGCGATTTACCTTATACCTTTTTTGAGAAAGAGTATACAGAACTCATTCCTCTTAGGGTGCATATTGATCAGAATGAATATGAAGACTTGATTTCAATTCAACCAGAGCAAGTATACGATGCTATTCGGAATGGCAAATTACCGAAAACGTCCCAAGCTTCCCCCCTTACACTAGAAAAGATTTTTATTTCAATTGCAGAGAATAACGAAACTGGAATTTATGTTGCCTTTTCTTCTGAGCTTTCTGGCACATTTGGGACAGCGTTAATGGTGAAAGAACAAGTAAAAGAGCAGTATCCTCAACTCGATTTAACTATTATCGATTCGAAGTGTGCTTCTCTTGGATACGGGCTTGTAGTAAAAAATGCAACTGAGCAAGTGGAAAAGGGGGGGACAAAAGAAGAAGTTCTATCACAAATCCACCAACAGATTCACCATATGGAACATCTCTTCACCGTAGAAGATCTTGAATATATGGCAAGAGGAGGACGTGTGAGCAAAGCATCTGCCTTTATTGGTGGTTTACTAAACATCAAACCCTTGCTACATGTTGAAGAAGGAAAATTGGTACCCATTGAAAAGCTCAGAGGGCGAAAAAAGTTAATTCAGCGAATCTTATTTTTAATGGATGAACGTGGTGACTCGTTGGAAGACCAAACCATCGGAATTAGTCACGGGGATGACCTGGCTCTCGCTCAGGAAATGCAGCAATTAATTCAAGAAAAATTTGGGACCACTGACTTTTACATCCATACAATTGGCAGTGCCGTTGGAGCTCACGCCGGACCTGGAACTCTTGCTATATTTTTCTTAAACAAGCAGTAA
- a CDS encoding DUF3941 domain-containing protein, which translates to MPHTSDNDKKAQDKQACRHEKNLEKEKNRQAGKQQFSKKTDHL; encoded by the coding sequence ATGCCGCATACTTCAGATAACGATAAAAAAGCACAAGACAAGCAAGCATGCAGACACGAAAAGAATTTAGAAAAAGAGAAGAATCGACAAGCCGGAAAACAACAATTCTCTAAAAAAACCGATCATTTATAA
- a CDS encoding LacI family DNA-binding transcriptional regulator, whose protein sequence is MAVTIKDVAKVANVAPSTVSRVIANNPRISEKTKQKVREAMSQLGYHPNFIARSLANQSTQVLGLVMPSSGDIFFQNPFFSTVLRGLSEGAHEKHFALQMTTGQTNDEIFEGVVQMVQGGRVDGVVMLYSKVEDKTMMYLKERNFPFVMIGKPFKYVEEITHVDNDNFRAAKEVTQYLLRLGHDRIAFIGGDINLVVTIERLLGYEKALREAGIPLQEEYIIQQEFLKEGGQEAVRYLMKLNAPPTALVVADDLMALGVVNTLTELQIMVPKDLSIISFNNDMLSEMSRPPLTSMDINIFDLGYQAAKTLIQMVENKNEPVKRIIVPHKLIERQSCEVLTTSKI, encoded by the coding sequence ATGGCGGTAACAATTAAAGATGTAGCAAAAGTAGCAAATGTTGCTCCGTCTACTGTGTCAAGGGTCATAGCTAACAATCCGAGAATCAGTGAAAAAACAAAACAAAAAGTTCGTGAAGCCATGAGCCAATTAGGGTACCACCCTAACTTTATTGCTCGTAGCCTTGCCAACCAATCAACTCAGGTGTTAGGTTTGGTAATGCCAAGTTCTGGGGATATCTTTTTCCAAAACCCATTCTTTTCAACTGTGTTAAGGGGGTTGAGTGAAGGGGCGCATGAAAAGCATTTTGCGCTACAAATGACGACAGGACAAACGAACGATGAAATTTTTGAAGGAGTCGTCCAAATGGTGCAAGGTGGTCGTGTCGACGGTGTGGTAATGCTTTATTCCAAAGTAGAAGATAAAACGATGATGTATTTAAAAGAGCGCAATTTTCCATTTGTCATGATTGGAAAACCATTTAAATACGTAGAGGAAATTACTCATGTGGATAATGATAACTTCAGAGCTGCAAAAGAGGTAACACAATATCTTTTGAGGTTAGGTCATGATCGGATCGCTTTTATTGGTGGAGATATAAATTTAGTTGTGACAATTGAAAGGTTATTAGGGTATGAAAAAGCGCTACGGGAAGCAGGAATTCCTCTGCAGGAAGAGTATATTATTCAGCAGGAATTTTTAAAAGAAGGTGGACAGGAGGCTGTTCGCTATCTAATGAAATTAAACGCGCCCCCTACTGCATTAGTTGTAGCAGATGATCTTATGGCACTAGGTGTTGTCAATACCTTAACAGAACTACAAATAATGGTACCAAAGGATCTATCGATTATCAGCTTTAACAATGATATGCTATCTGAAATGTCACGTCCACCTTTGACTTCGATGGATATCAATATTTTTGATTTAGGCTATCAAGCAGCGAAGACGTTAATTCAGATGGTCGAAAACAAGAATGAACCAGTCAAACGAATTATCGTGCCACATAAGCTTATTGAACGCCAATCATGTGAAGTCTTAACAACATCCAAGATTTAA